The sequence below is a genomic window from Drosophila gunungcola strain Sukarami unplaced genomic scaffold, Dgunungcola_SK_2 000114F, whole genome shotgun sequence.
CTCGCCACGACAATACGAGCCCAGTAAATGTGCTCTATCCAGGGAATCCACTCCTCATCAGCGGACGCTGCGCCACAGCCAGAGTTCCGGGATTAAAGGGCGGCGCAGCAGGCTTTGCTATTCCGTACTCCGGATTGGGAAAAGTAAAAGGCAACCAAGTGAGTAGGCCTGGCCGGATAGGTCAATGTGCCATTCATGAGGCAACAGTATGCCATTCATAATCCACTTTCCCAACTTTTCGGAACCCCTTTGGCTTTAGTTAATAACTACAttggatttaatttaaattatccGCTTACTTCGCAGGCATATAAACCAAAATCAGTAAAGCTCCATACATATACCCTTTCAAGCCGATGCCCAGGATTTGTCTGCTTCTAAGATACCCAGTTAAAGCGCCGGATAATGGCCGAACGCGTCTTGTGCCAGGAGATGGCGACGCCAGGCGGCAATCACTATCGTCGCCCCAAATCGGGAACGGGGAGTCCCAATATGGTATACGCCAACGGGGGAGGATCCTGGCGAGCAGCTCCAAGGCAACAgcaaaggcagcagcagcagctgcagcatcatcatcatcaccaccaGAAACCAACCCCTCATCAATCTTACAACAGTCCAGGAGCTGGGGGAAAAGGCGGCCTGGTCAGGCAGGAAGAGCAGCCGTTGCCGGATCCCACAGGAGCTGAACTATTGGGTTTGCCGGCCACCCCGCGAACCATTAAACAGGCGCGCAACAAAAGCGAAGGTGAGTTCAAGCATCCCAACTCCTATGTCCCAACTCCAGTAATCACAATACTCCACCTCCGTAGAAGCCATCAATGATCTCCTTGTGCGAATACCGTACATTGGCCAGCTGTTCGATGTGCACAGCCGGATTGGTAATGGAACCTTTAGCACGGTTCTACTGGGCACACTGCGGCGGGAATCGCATctgccggacagtctgcgtCGCAAGTTTGCCATCAAACATCATATACCCACCAGTCATCCGGATAGGATAATGAAGGAGCTGCAGTGCATGACCAAAATGGGGTAGGTCCTCCAGTTACACGTATCCCATATTATCCCTAGCATCCTTACTGTATCCCCTGATATGTCTGCTATGTGTACACCCACGCTCTTTCGTCCTCGCCTGCGTCAAACACCGTTAAACGACGTCAGCCGGTAGCCGCTCCATCTACGTCATTGCAATTTATTTCGCCGCACGAACGAGCGAGATGGAGAGACTGTGGCGTTCGTTTATTGCACTTTCACACGCCATTCACGTGCCCATTTACAGTTACATCGAAGCCCTCCCtgtctctcgctctctctctctctttctctgcacagcaaaaaattcccttctatttatatatatatatttacatttttcacattttgaTGTGCGAATAATGTCGAACCTAGATAAATTCCACATTTGTTTACGTGAAATAGCATCTCCCTTTGCacggaaaaaaatcaaatatatatgcttAAGATAAatagatacatttttatatttttacgcTATCTTTTTTAGatgaataatattatttgaagataaattatacatttgtAAAATTGTATGGTAGCAAAGcgtttttatttcactttaaaaaactaaatcgTAGAGCATCTGACTCCCGCGGTTAGAACccaatttatgtattttatcaGCCTtgcaaatattgtttttaaatatacatatgtatttctGTATAATCAATATGTTTGTAAACATACACTTAATCTATTTGACATGCTGATAAtatcataaaatttttatcatattctataaaaatttgttttctgtgtggCAGTTTTACTGTTTGTTTACATCACACATGCGTGGTTTCGAGTACAGACACTCGCATATCCTGCAATCCCAGCCGTCTGTTATCGATTGCCATTCCCTGCCCGCCAGTCGATTAGATTAGGCGCAGTAGTCGAAATCCGAATTCAAATCGGTTCAATACCGCCTCGAACCGGCGGAGTTAGGGTATCGTCGTCAGCCGGCTGTATAATTCACCCTctcgaaaaagaaaaaaataaagagaggGAAAGAAAGTGGGCAGTTTGTGTAGGCGGCTTTGCGTGTTTGACATTAGCCGGCTGCCCGGCTGCCCCCTGATTACCCATCTTTTGCCCCTTGAAGacccatttgccatttgcctgCTGCGATTTTGTGTCTACTCAAGCAATTTGCGCAAATTCTTCAGACCCAATTGCGTCACAGCCGACGATAATTATGACTGGGCCATGCCGAGTGCTCCCTCACGTATTCACATATGCCGTATACCATATTCCGTATGGCTATCGCCCAGTTCGCAACTCGCATATTCCACATCGCCCATCGCTCACCTTTCATAAGTGTGCTAAGCGGTTGGCTAAAAGATAAGCTAAACAAAACAAGTGGTTAGCAAAAGGCAATTCATAGCTGTTCCTGCTTAAGCAAAAGGCGGTGTTCATCATGGAAAGGAAGCATAAAAAaggttatttaaataatttctagtTTCAATAAGTAATgttcattaataattattttaaagttctttaaaaagacTTACATTATTTTGTGCAAAGGCCGATGAAAAcgtaaccaaaaaaaaaaaaccaaaatattttaaaataactaggctacatttttaaaacattttccgaatttcagaatttaaacttgtttttttttttaattaatttagacaagaatacgttttttttaagtaaattttgACTTGAAATAGCTAAGAGGCTAGACATCACTGGTTCTGAGTGTGACGTCGAAGCACCTCTCTCTTTTTAtacctctctctctcttttacATACAGACTTAGTGGGCGGATGTGTGGAGGTGtctctgttgttgttgtttaccCACAAGTAACGTAAGGAAACAAGAAGTAGAGGAAGCTGGTTTGAAATAATCCGGCTGTCTTATTTAATCAATCCCAAAGCAGGATTAGTTTAATCGGaatgttttggaaaataaatttgtcttcgttatttttaattataacgaTTGAGTGTATGTactatttagtttgtttaccATATAAACTATTTACCTTTAAGactagaaaataattaatttcaaagttAAAGCCCTTCAAAACTCAGGAGGAGTAttatctaatttaaataaaaatagcgtCACCAATTTTCAAACTCCAGAACATTGTTAAATCAAtatgaatttgaaatttagTATAATGGGCTTAGTAACAGAAGTCCGGGTTCAACTCCCACTGCTGGCCAatgaatttaaagaaatttttttaagtctaaaataaaatagtttctactgaatatttattttttgagtatttattttctgagtatttattttctgattcTTTATTTTCCAGGGGGACGGAGAATGTGGTGGGCATCCACTGCTGCCTGCGATGCGACGCCTCCGCCGCTTTTGTGATGCCCTACATGGCTCATGACCGATTCCATGACTTTTACACGCGGATGGACGTGTCTGAGATTCGATTATATATGCGCAATCTACTGGTGGCCCTGCGACATGTCCATAAGTTCGATGTCATCCATCGCGACGTGAAGCCTAGTAACTTTCTCTATAATCGTCGCCGTCGTGAGTTTCTCCTAGTGGACTTTGGCCTGGCCCAACATGTAAATCCTCCGGTTATGGGTTCTTCTGGGACCGTCGCCTCCTCCGCTgcctacaacaacaacaacaacagcaagcgACCACGTGAGCGGGAAACAACGGAGGCACTGCAGCAAAGTGCACCAGCGGATGCAGGTTTGGGTGGCGCTGTAAAGCGTATGCGTTTGCACGAGGAATCCTCCAAGATGCCCCTGAAACCGGTAAACGATATTGCCCAAAGCGAATTGCAGCAGCCAGCAGTAGATGGCTCCAATCTTGGCCAGCAACAGCctgtgcagcagcagcagcagcatcagcaggcACAAGCGCAGATGGATCAAGCAGCATCCACCGCATCCGGGAGCAAGTACAATACGAATCGAAATGCCTCGGGAGCGGCGGCCAACAGTGCCAAATGCTTCTGCTTCGCCAATCCCTCGGTTTGCCTCAACTGTCTGATGAAGAAAGAGGTGCACGCCTCCAGGGCAGGAACACCTGGCTATCGACCGCCTGAGGTATTGCTCAAATATCCAGATCAGACCACCGCCGTGGATGTTTGGGCGGCTGGTGTGATTTTCCTCTCGATCATGTCGTCCGTGTATCCGTTTTTTAAGGCCCCCAATGATTTCATTGCCCTGGCCGAGATTGTCACCATATTCGGGGATCAGGCCATAAGGAAAACGGCTTTGGCCTTGGAGCGCATGATTACATTGAGTCAGAGGTCCAGGCCACTTAATCTTCGCAAGTTGTGCCTGCGCTTTCGCCATCGATCCGTTTTCGCTGATGCCAAGCTCCTGAAGAGCCACGAATCTGTGGATGGAAAGTGCGAGGTGTGCAGGAACTGTGATCAGTACTTCTTTAACTGCCTCTGCGAGGATAGCGAGTACTTGACGGAGCCCCTGGATGCCTACGAATGTTTTCCGGCCAGCGCCTATGATTTGCTGCATCGCCTGCTAGAGATTAATCCACACAAGCGCATCACCGCTGATGAGGCACTGCAGCATCCGTTTTTCACGGCCGCCGAAGAGGCAGAACAGGCGGCGACGGATCAGGATCAGGTGGCAAATGGAACACCACGCAAGGTGCGACGGCAAAGGTATCACAATCACAAGACGGTGCCCGCCACTCCAGAGCAGCTGAAGCAACAGGTGGCCCTCGACCTGCAGCAATCGGCCATCAACAAACTGTGAAACTAGTCCTCATACATTACACATACACCACCCAGTCTCGtcatttgtatataaaatataaccgAATCACATATCACACGATTGTATATAGATAATTCAACACATCCGAGCACATCTCATATGCACCCAAAAAACTCGTCCAGTGTACAGTGTCCAAGTGCCCAGCTCGGCCGCATCTACTTACCTCAAGCTGCAGGAAGAAAACCAAATGAAGCACTCAATCcacatatatttatagaaaacGTTTCAATCATGAACAATAGCCAagaataccaaaaaaaaagaaggaaaagaaaagagaaTGATTATGAATTATGGCCGCAAGGcttgaaaaaattgtaaagttaAGATCCGCAAAGGCAACCCAAGTGCATGGCCACCGAGCAGTGGCAGAAATTCTGCACTATCCATCAAGTTGAATAGTTCGAATAGTCTTAG
It includes:
- the LOC128265344 gene encoding cell division cycle 7-related protein kinase, which produces MAERVLCQEMATPGGNHYRRPKSGTGSPNMVYANGGGSWRAAPRQQQRQQQQLQHHHHHHQKPTPHQSYNSPGAGGKGGLVRQEEQPLPDPTGAELLGLPATPRTIKQARNKSEEAINDLLVRIPYIGQLFDVHSRIGNGTFSTVLLGTLRRESHLPDSLRRKFAIKHHIPTSHPDRIMKELQCMTKMGGTENVVGIHCCLRCDASAAFVMPYMAHDRFHDFYTRMDVSEIRLYMRNLLVALRHVHKFDVIHRDVKPSNFLYNRRRREFLLVDFGLAQHVNPPVMGSSGTVASSAAYNNNNNSKRPRERETTEALQQSAPADAGLGGAVKRMRLHEESSKMPLKPVNDIAQSELQQPAVDGSNLGQQQPVQQQQQHQQAQAQMDQAASTASGSKYNTNRNASGAAANSAKCFCFANPSVCLNCLMKKEVHASRAGTPGYRPPEVLLKYPDQTTAVDVWAAGVIFLSIMSSVYPFFKAPNDFIALAEIVTIFGDQAIRKTALALERMITLSQRSRPLNLRKLCLRFRHRSVFADAKLLKSHESVDGKCEVCRNCDQYFFNCLCEDSEYLTEPLDAYECFPASAYDLLHRLLEINPHKRITADEALQHPFFTAAEEAEQAATDQDQVANGTPRKVRRQRYHNHKTVPATPEQLKQQVALDLQQSAINKL